The segment AACCAGGTTGCATCATTCCCATCGACACATAAAGATGCTCTTAGGGCCTTCTTAGCTAGGTTAACTGATGcaagtgaaaaagagaaaaaaattattcaggAATTACTAATATtcaaaaaaattgaaaaatcaTCTGATGAAAGTGGCCCTGTTTTTACTGGGCTAAAAGGTAGTAAGGTATTACACCATACTGCTAAAATTCCTCTTGGTCTAAGGTTTTCTGTTCCAGTAATTGACAGCAGTGATGAAGCTACTATTTGCTTAGCTAACCTGCTAAAAATAGAACAGCTAAAGAGCACAGATTGCTTGAAGCTTGTTATACAAGACATAAGAAGTGATTTTTATTCACATGATGAAACAACAGAGATAATGCAATGGGTTCTTGAAAATCTGACTTTTCTGAAAAATGAGAATGCAGAAGTGATAGACTGGCTGACACCACTAAAGTTTATTAAGATTTCACAGGAAAAGATAGTGTCAGCAAATGAACTCTTTGATCCTGAGGTAGAACTTCTGCAAAATTTATTTTATGCTGAGGAGGAAATTTGCTTCCCTCCTGTTATTTTTACATCTTCAGATGTTCTTCATTCTCTGAGACAAATAGGCTTAAAAAATGAGGCCAATCTTGAGGAAAGTGATATTATGAGAGTAGCAAATAAAATTGAAAGTTTGCATGCTAACTCTAACTCAAGTCATGATTTACTGTTAAGAAAAGCTAGAACTCTCTTGACGATTTTGAACAAAAACCATGCACTGCTTCACTCATCTGAAACAAAAGctgctctgaaaaaaataaaatggattCCTGCATGTAAAGAAAGACCTCCAAATTACCCAGGATCCTTAGTTTGGAAAGGAGATCATTGTAATCTGTGTTCACCACCAGAAATCTGTGATATATCTCATGCAATCTTAGTTGGTTCCTCAGTTCCTCTTGTGGAAAATGTGCAGTTGGATACAGAAAAAGCACTTGGCAtcccaaccaaacccagcatCAAAGCAGTCTTAAAACATTTCAAAGTAGTGGTTGATTGGCACAGTTCTAAAACCTTCAGTGATGAGGACTATTATCAGTTTCAGCATGTCTTGCTTGAGATTTATGGATTCATGCATGACCATTTAGAAGAAGGTAAAGAAGCTTTTAAAGCCCTGAAATTTCCCTGGGTTTGGACAGGTAAAACATTTTGTTCCCTCACACAAGCAGTAATAAAGTCAGTACCTGACCTTGATCTCCAACCTTATCTACATTATGTGCCAAAAACTATGGCAAAGTTTCAGCAGTTGTTTAAAGGCTGTGGTTCAATTGAGCACTTAACACCAGACCACGTTTCTATGGTCATTCAGAAAATATATCTAAAGAGCGAGCAGTCTCTCTCGGAACAAGAGAGTAAGCAAAATCTTCACATCATGTTGGGCATCATAAGATGGCTGTACAGCAATCAGATTCCTGCGAGCCTGCATACACCGATGCCACTATACAGTGGCAAACTTCCTTATAAGCTTGCAATGAAGCCAATTCACGAGTGCTGTTACTGTGATATCAAAGTTGATGACTTAAACGATTTGCTTGAAGATTCTGTTGAGCCAATAATTCTGGTTCATGAAGACATACCAATGAAAACTGCCGAGTGGTTAAATGTCCCATGCCTTAGCACAAGATTGATTAACCCAGAAAATATGGGATTTGAGCAGTCTGGGCAAAGAGAGCCTCTGACTGTAAGAATTAAAAACATTTTGGAAGAATACCCTTCCATTTCAGATATCTTTAAAGAGCTTCTTCAAAATGCTGATGATGCTAATGCAACGGAATGTAATTTCCTGATTGACATGAGGAGAAATATGGATATAAGGGAGAACCTTCTGGATCCAGGAATGGCAGCATGTCATGGTCCAGCTTTGTGGTCATTCAACAATTCTGAATTTTCAGACTCTGACTTCTTAAATATAACTCGATTAGGAGAGTCTTTAAAAAGGAGTGAAGTTGACAAAGTAGGGAAATTTGGACTGGGATTCAATTCTGTGTATCATATCACTGATGTTCCTATTATTTTGAGCCGGGAATTCATGATTATGTTTGATCCAAATGTTAACCATATCAGTAAGCATATTAGAGATAAATCTAACCCTGGAATCAAAATCAACTGGAGTAAACAACAGAAGAGGCTGCGAAAATTTCCCAACCAGTTTAAGCCGTTCATAGGAGTCTTTGGTTGCCAGCTACCGCTGACTGTAGAATCTCCTTACAGCTACAAAGGAACGCTTTTCCGACTGTCGTTTAGAACTCAGCAGGAAGCTAAAGTGAGTGAAGTCAGCAGTGCTTCTTACAATACAGCAGACATTTACTCTCTTGTGGATGAATTCAGCATTTGTGGTCACAGACTGATAATATTTGCTCAGAGTGTAAATTCAATGGTTTTGAAATACTTGAAAATTGAGGCAGATGATCCTGGGGTGGCACAAGATGTTGTCACTAtcaaaaaaaatctgtgttcTTCCAAAGCCTTGACTGCACCAAATGCAAGTGTATTAAAGGAAGCAGCTAAACTCATGAAGGTCTGTAGTAGCAGTAATAAAAAGTTTCCCACTGAAACACCGAAGTCTTCATGTATCTTACAGATAGTAGTAGAAGAATTTCACCATGTATTTAGACGGATTGCTGATTTACAGTCTCCACTTTTCAGAGGTACAGAAGATGATCCAGCTTCTTTCTTTGAAATGGCTAAATCGGGACAGACAAAAAGATCAGGTGATGAGCTGCCACAGAAAACAGTAGATTCAACAACATGGCTTATATGTTCTTGCATGGACATTGGAGATGCTTTAAAATTTTCATTACATGAAAGTGGACGAAGACTAGGTCTTGTTCCCTGTGGTGGAGTAGGAGTGTTGCTGTCTGAAACCCAGGATCAAAAATGGATTGTGAAACCCAACTGCAACACCATAGGTGAAGTATTCTGCTATTTACCTCTACGAATAAAAACAGGCTTACCTCTTCATATAAATGGCTGCTTTGCAGTTACTTCCAATCGAAAAGAGATCTGGAAAACAGACACAAAAGGAAGATGGAATACAGTATTCATGAGGAATGTCATTGTAAAAGCCTACATAGAAGCACTTTGTGTTCTACGTGACATGGCAATGAATGGTGAGCTAGTTGACTACAGTTACTGTGCGGTGTGGCCAGATCCTGATTCAGTTCATGATGATTTTTCTGTTATTTGTCAAGGGTTTTATGAAGACATAGCTCATATGAAAGGCAAAGAAGGGATCAAAGTGTTTTCTGATGGTTTCTCTTGGGTTTCCATGAAGAATGTAAGGTTTTTAGATGACACTATACTGAAAAGACCAGATGTTGGGCCAGCAGCCTTTAAGATCTTTCTGAAGTACCTTAAAAAAACTGGTTCCAAAAATCTCTGTGCTGTAGATCTCCCATCCTGGGTAAAGACAGGATTTGAAGAAGCAGGATGCAAATACATCTTAATGGAGAACACTTTCTCTGAGAAACAGTTCttttctgaagtatttttcCCTAATGTTCAGGAGATTGACGCAGAGCTGCGTGATCCTTTGATGCGTTACGTTCTCAATGAAAAGGTTGAGGAGTTCTCAGGAATTCTTCGTGTTACTCCATGTATTCCCTGTTCATTGGATGGACACCCATTAGTTACACCATCAAGACTGATCCATCCTGAAGGAAGAGTTGCAAAGTTGTATGATCCCGAAGATGGACGATTTCCTTACGGCACCACTCAGGATTACCTTAACCCAGTTATTTTGGTTAAACTTGTTCAGCTGGGAATGGCTAAAGATGACATTTTGTGGGAGGATCTGATAGAACGTGCAGAGTCTGTAGTTGAAATTAACAAGGTTGATCATGCCGCAGCTTGTCTCAGAAGCAGTATTATATTGAGCCTTATTGATGAAAAACTAAAATCTAGGGACCCTAGAGCTAAGGAATTTGCAGCAAAATGTCAAAccatccctttccttcctttccttagcAAGCCAGCAGGCTTCTCACTGCACTGGAAAGGCAGTGATTTTCAGCCCGAAGCATTGTTTTCAGCAGCTGATCTTTTTACTGCTGATCATCAAGATATAGTTTGCCTAATACAACCAATTCTTAATGAAAATTCCCACTCATTTAAAGGTTGTGGTTCTTTGTCATTAGCTGTCAAAGAGTTCTTGGGTTTACTGAAGAAACCAGATGTTAATTTGGTCATAAATCAGTTGGAAGAAGTTGCAAAGTCATTTGATGGAATCACGTTATATCAAGAAAATATCACTAATGCTTGTTACAAATATCTGCATGAGGCAATGTTACAGAATGAGGTGACAAAGGCTATGATAATTGAGCAACTGACAAACTCTAGTTTTATTCTGGTTGAGAATGTGTATGTTGATCCAACAAAAGTCTCTTTTCACTTGAATTTCGAAGCAGCACCCTATCTCTATCAGTTGCCCAATAAATATAAAAACAGTTTTCGTGAACTGTTTGAAAGCGTGGGTGTAAGACAGGCTTTTACAGTTGAGGATTTTGCTGTAGTTCTGGAATTAATAAATCAGGAAAGAGGGAACAAACAGCTAACAGAAGACAACTTTCAGCTTTGCAGGAGAATAATTAGTGAAGGAATATGGGGCCTCATTAGAGAGAAGAAGCAGGAATTTTGTGAAAAAAAGTATGGCGAGATTTTGTTACCTGACACTCGTCTTGCACTTCTGCCTGCAAAATCTTTGTGTTACAATGACTGTCCATGGATTAAAGTCAAAGACACAACTGTTAAATACTGTCATGGTGACATTCCAAGAGAAGTTGCAGTAAAGCTTGGAGCAATACCAAAGCGTCATAAAGCTTTAGAAAGATATGCATCCAATATCTGTTTTACTACTCTTGGAACAGAATTTGGCCAGAAAGAAAAACTGACAAGCAGAATTAAAAGCATTCTTAATGCCTACccttcagaaaaagaaatgctgaaagAGCTCCTTCAGAATGCAGATGATGCAAAAGCTACAGAGGTCTGTTTTGTGTTTGATCCTAGACAGCATCCAGCTGATAGAATATTTGATGAAAAATGGGCACCACTTCAAGGACCTGCACTTTGTGTTTACAACAATCAGCCTTTTACAGAAGATGATATCCGAGGAATTCAGAACCTTGGAAAAGGTACAAAAGTAGGAAATCCCTGTAAAACTGGGCAATATGGTATAGGTTTCAATTCTGTTTATCACATTACTGATTGCCCTTCTTTCATATCTGGCAATGATATACTTTGTATTTTTGATCCTCATGCTAGATATGCACCAGGTGCAACATCGACAAGTCCTGGCCGCATGTTTAGAGATTTAGATGCAGATTTCAGAACGCAGTTCTCAGATGTACTGGACCTCTACTTAGGAGATCACTTTAAGCTGGATAATTGCACAATGTTCAGGTTTCCTCTTCGAAATGGAGAAATGGCAAAAGTATCAGAAATCTCCACAGTTCCATGCTCAGATAGAATGGTCCAAAATCTTTTAGATAAGCTGCGTACAGATGGAGCAGAACTCTTAATGTTTTTGAACCATATGGAAAAAATTTCTATTTGTGAGATAGAAAAAACAACAGGAGCACTGAATGTGTTGTATTCTGTACAAGGCAAAATCActgatggagacagactgaaacGAAAACAATTCCATGCATCTGTCATTGACAGCGTAACTAAAAAAAAACAGCTAAGTGAAATACCTGTGCAACAGATTACCTACACAATGGATACAGAGGACTCTGAAGGGAATCTTACAACTTGGTTAATTTGTAACAGATCAGGTTTTTCTGCCATGGAAAAGGTATCCAAAAGTGTGGTTTCAGCCCACAAGAATGAGGACATTACTCTTTTCCCACGTGGTGGGGTAGCAGCTTGCATTACTCATAATTACAAaaaaccccatagagcattctGTTTCTTACCATTGTCATTAGAAACTGGATTGCCTTTTCATGTGAATGGACACTTTGCTCTGGATTCTGCAAGGAGAAATCTGTGGCGTGATGATAATGGTGTTGGAGTAAGAAGCGACTGGAACAGCAGCCTAATGACGGCGCTGATAGCACCGGCCTATGTTGAACTGCTGATTCAGCTGAAGAAACGCTattttccaggcactgatcctaCAGTATCAGTGCTGCAAAACACACCTATTCATGTTGTGAAGGACACTTTAAAAAagtttttatccttttttccaGTTAATAGACTTGACATTCAGCCAGATTGGTATTGTTTAGTGAAAGCAGTTTACACTTGCATTTATGAAGATCTGAAGCGTCTTTTACCTGTTATGCGAGCTCCAAATATTGATGGTTCTGATTTGCATTCTGCTGTTATCATCACATGGGTTAACATGTCTACTGTGAACAAAGGCAGGCCATTCTTTGACAATTTGCTACAAGATGAACTGCAGCATCtcaaaaatacagaatacaacATCACAACGCGGAAGACAGTCGCCGAAAATGTTTACAGACTCAAGCATTTACTCTTAGAAATTGGATTCAATTTGGTTTATAACTGTGATGAAACTGCAAATCTTTACCACTGTTTGGTAGATGCAGATATTCCTGTCACCTATGTGACACCTGCTGATGTCCGATCATTTTTGATGAcgttttcttttccagactccAATTGCCACATTGGGAAGTTGCCCTGTCGTCTTCAGCAGACAAATTTGAAGCTCTTCCATAGTCTCAAACTTCTGGTTGACTActgtttcaaagatgcagaagaaaatgaaatccAAATTGAAGGCTTGCCACTCCTCATTACTCTTGACAATGTTTTGCAAATTTTTGATTCAAAGCGACCCAAGTTCTTAACAACGTACCATGAACTAATTCCATCTCGCAAGGATCTCTTCATGAACACATTGTATTTGAGGTACAACAATATTTTATTTAGCAGTGAAGTAGCTAAAGCCTTTGATATCAGAAGTTTCGCTGAATTGTTGTCATCTGTGTTGCCTAGAGAATACAAAACTAGAAATTGCATGAAATGGAAGGAAAACTTTGCAAGTGAATCTTGGCTTAAAAACGCCTGGCATTTTATCGGTGAGTCTATAAATATTAAGGAAGAGCAAGAAGATACACAAGCCAAATTTGACGATGTTGTTGAAACTTTGAAGGACTGGACTTTGCTCCCAGGTGTAAGGTTTACTGTCTCAGCTAATCAGCTTGTTGTGCCAGAGTGTGATGTTTTGCTGCCCCTCAGCATTATGCACATAGCTGTTTTTCCAAATGCTCAAAGTGATAAGGTTTTTCATGCTCTGATGAAAACTGGCTGTATTCAGCTGGCATTGAACAAAATTTGTTCCAAAGACAGTGCTTTAGTGCCTTTGTTGTCAGCATGTACAGCCAATATAGATAATCCTTCAAGCATTCTGAAAGCCATACAATATATGGTACAGACATCAACTTTTAGGACTGAAAAGTTAGCAGAAAGTGACTTTGAGGCTCTCTTAATGTACTTCAATTGCAATTTATGTCATTTGACATCTCAGGATGACATTAAAattttgaagtctcttccatgTTACAAGTCAATCAGTGGCCGATACATCAGCATTTCAAAATACGGGACATGTTATGTCCTCACAAAAAGCATCCCATCGGTGGAAGTAGACAGATGGACACAGTCAACCTCATCggcttttcttgaagagaaGATTCATTTGAAAGATTTGTATACTGTGCTTGGCTGTGTCTCTGTGGATGATCTCGAAGTGTACTTGAAACATCTTTTGCCCAAAATCGAAAGTCTGTCTTACGATGCAAAATTGGACCACTTGATCTACTTAAAGAATAGGTTAACTGGCATTGAAGAAACTTCAGAAATCAAAGAACAGCTGTTTGAAAAGCTTGAGAGCATTTTGATCATTCATGATGCAAGCAATAGATTAAAACCTGCCAAATACTTCTATGACAGGACTGTGAAAGTCTTTGAAGTTATGCTTCATGAAAAATTCTTTATACCTCAAGATTTTTTTAAGAAACTAGAGCAActtacaaaaccaaaaaatcaaGCTGCTTTCCTTCCGTCATGGGTAACTTTCCTTCGACATATCGGATTGAAATTCATCATTTCACAGCAGCAGTTACTACAGTTTGCTAAGGAGATCAGCATGCGAGCCAACACAGAAAGCTGGTCTAAAGAAACGCTCCAAAATACCGTTGATGTCCTCCTGCATCACATatttcaagaaagaactgaccTTTTATCAGGAAACTTTCTGAAAGAATTGTCGttaattccttttctctgccctgAGCGAGCTCCAGCAGAATTTGTGAGATTTCATCCTCAGTATCAAGAAGTTAATGGGACCCTTCCTCTTATACGATTCAATGGGGCACAGGTGAATCCTAAATTCAAACAGACGGATGTGTTGCAGTTGCTGTGGACCTCATGTCCTATTCTTCCTGAGAAAGCAACACCTTTAAGCATCAAAGAGCAAGAGGGAAGTAGTCTCGGTGCGCAAGAACAACTTGAGCAGGTTTTAACTATGCTGAATGTTAATTTGGACCCTCCCCTGGACAAAGTTATCAATAACTGCAGAAACATATGCAATATAACAACTTTGGATGATGACATGGTGAAAACTAGGGCCAAGGTCCTAAGAAGCATTTATGAATTTCTTAGTACAGAGAAAAGGGAATTCCGTTTTCAGCTTCGAGGAGTTTCTTTCATAATGGTGGAAGAAGGTTGGAAGCTTCTTAGGCCTGAAGAAGTGGTAATAAACCTTGAGTATGAATCTGATTTTAAACCTTATCTTTACAAACTTCCTTTAGAACTTGGTACTTTCCATCAGTTGTTTAAACATTTGGGTACTGAAGATGTTATTTCAACAAAGCAGTATGTTGAAGTTCTGAGTCGCATATTCAAGAGCTCGGAAGGAAAGCAATTGGATCCTAATGAAATGCGCACAGTTAAAAGAGTAGTGTCTGGCCTGTTCAAAAGTCTTCAGAATGATGCTGTCAAAGTTAGGAGTGACCTGGAGAATATGAGGGACTTTGCCCTTTACCTTCCCAGTCAAGATGGTAGGTTAGTAAAGTCTAGTATCTTGGTTTTTGATGATGCACCCCACTACAAAAGCAGAATCCAAGGTAACATTGGCGTGCAAATGCTTGTTGATCTTAGCCAATGTTACTTAGGCAAGGATCATGGTTTTCACACTAAATTGATAATGTTGTTCCCACAGA is part of the Dryobates pubescens isolate bDryPub1 chromosome 10, bDryPub1.pri, whole genome shotgun sequence genome and harbors:
- the SACS gene encoding sacsin isoform X2; translated protein: MLARVTVLHDCLGCRTFELPPSAAVGDVKAQIEAEAGFPRTEQRLSHRGRQLSDGTKIVDLLKSQNQVFLELQSKGLKGGGRFGQTTPPLVDFLKDILRRYPEGGQILKELIQNAEDAGATEVRFLYDETQYGTETLWSKDMAQYQGPAFYAYNDAIFTPEDWHGIQEIARSRKKDDPLKVGRFGIGFNSVYHITDVPSIFSGDQIGMLDPHQTLFGPHESGQCWNLKEDSKEINELTDQFAPFIGVFGSTKETFKNGNFPGTFFRFPLRLQPSQLSSNVYDKQKVLELFESFRADADTVLLFLKSVQDVSLHVREADGTEKLIFRVTASENKALKHERPNSIKILGTAISQYCKGVPSNSITCVTYHVNIVVEDESVKDAQKTSWLVCNCVGGRGMCTELDCLADDLKFVPTIGIAMSLSSNGDGKEAAADFSGRAFCFLPLPPGEESKTGLPVHVSGFFGLTDNRRSIKWRELDQWRDPAALWNDLLVVNVVPKAYTTLILEAIKRMETEKNSDFPLSAERIYRLWPDENKIRVPWKPIVVPLFKELLQNTVIYSVSNQWIKVEQVYFSEMDEDLEYTQAVLNYLQNSGKQIAKVPANIASAVHLTISTAKAVKKVTPAVVRQVLRKSGHSGPAEEKLHLLEFVLSDGVYSELIGLELLPLQNGNFVPFSSSVSEQDVVYITSEEFPRSLFPGLEGKLLSDDLKPEILTALKEAAKSRGRPCTQLQLLNPERFARLVKEVMNTVWPGRDMVVQWCPGLEEKNHPTVSWLKMVWKNLYIHFSDDLSVFDDMPLIPKTLLEENQASVELIRFRNPSPIILEDESETQLPECLADIIQKVGGVVLKKLDTSIQHPLIKKYVHPPLPSAVLQIMEKMPLQKLCNQVASFPSTHKDALRAFLARLTDASEKEKKIIQELLIFKKIEKSSDESGPVFTGLKGSKVLHHTAKIPLGLRFSVPVIDSSDEATICLANLLKIEQLKSTDCLKLVIQDIRSDFYSHDETTEIMQWVLENLTFLKNENAEVIDWLTPLKFIKISQEKIVSANELFDPEVELLQNLFYAEEEICFPPVIFTSSDVLHSLRQIGLKNEANLEESDIMRVANKIESLHANSNSSHDLLLRKARTLLTILNKNHALLHSSETKAALKKIKWIPACKERPPNYPGSLVWKGDHCNLCSPPEICDISHAILVGSSVPLVENVQLDTEKALGIPTKPSIKAVLKHFKVVVDWHSSKTFSDEDYYQFQHVLLEIYGFMHDHLEEGKEAFKALKFPWVWTGKTFCSLTQAVIKSVPDLDLQPYLHYVPKTMAKFQQLFKGCGSIEHLTPDHVSMVIQKIYLKSEQSLSEQESKQNLHIMLGIIRWLYSNQIPASLHTPMPLYSGKLPYKLAMKPIHECCYCDIKVDDLNDLLEDSVEPIILVHEDIPMKTAEWLNVPCLSTRLINPENMGFEQSGQREPLTVRIKNILEEYPSISDIFKELLQNADDANATECNFLIDMRRNMDIRENLLDPGMAACHGPALWSFNNSEFSDSDFLNITRLGESLKRSEVDKVGKFGLGFNSVYHITDVPIILSREFMIMFDPNVNHISKHIRDKSNPGIKINWSKQQKRLRKFPNQFKPFIGVFGCQLPLTVESPYSYKGTLFRLSFRTQQEAKVSEVSSASYNTADIYSLVDEFSICGHRLIIFAQSVNSMVLKYLKIEADDPGVAQDVVTIKKNLCSSKALTAPNASVLKEAAKLMKVCSSSNKKFPTETPKSSCILQIVVEEFHHVFRRIADLQSPLFRGTEDDPASFFEMAKSGQTKRSGDELPQKTVDSTTWLICSCMDIGDALKFSLHESGRRLGLVPCGGVGVLLSETQDQKWIVKPNCNTIGEVFCYLPLRIKTGLPLHINGCFAVTSNRKEIWKTDTKGRWNTVFMRNVIVKAYIEALCVLRDMAMNGELVDYSYCAVWPDPDSVHDDFSVICQGFYEDIAHMKGKEGIKVFSDGFSWVSMKNVRFLDDTILKRPDVGPAAFKIFLKYLKKTGSKNLCAVDLPSWVKTGFEEAGCKYILMENTFSEKQFFSEVFFPNVQEIDAELRDPLMRYVLNEKVEEFSGILRVTPCIPCSLDGHPLVTPSRLIHPEGRVAKLYDPEDGRFPYGTTQDYLNPVILVKLVQLGMAKDDILWEDLIERAESVVEINKVDHAAACLRSSIILSLIDEKLKSRDPRAKEFAAKCQTIPFLPFLSKPAGFSLHWKGSDFQPEALFSAADLFTADHQDIVCLIQPILNENSHSFKGCGSLSLAVKEFLGLLKKPDVNLVINQLEEVAKSFDGITLYQENITNACYKYLHEAMLQNEVTKAMIIEQLTNSSFILVENVYVDPTKVSFHLNFEAAPYLYQLPNKYKNSFRELFESVGVRQAFTVEDFAVVLELINQERGNKQLTEDNFQLCRRIISEGIWGLIREKKQEFCEKKYGEILLPDTRLALLPAKSLCYNDCPWIKVKDTTVKYCHGDIPREVAVKLGAIPKRHKALERYASNICFTTLGTEFGQKEKLTSRIKSILNAYPSEKEMLKELLQNADDAKATEVCFVFDPRQHPADRIFDEKWAPLQGPALCVYNNQPFTEDDIRGIQNLGKGTKVGNPCKTGQYGIGFNSVYHITDCPSFISGNDILCIFDPHARYAPGATSTSPGRMFRDLDADFRTQFSDVLDLYLGDHFKLDNCTMFRFPLRNGEMAKVSEISTVPCSDRMVQNLLDKLRTDGAELLMFLNHMEKISICEIEKTTGALNVLYSVQGKITDGDRLKRKQFHASVIDSVTKKKQLSEIPVQQITYTMDTEDSEGNLTTWLICNRSGFSAMEKVSKSVVSAHKNEDITLFPRGGVAACITHNYKKPHRAFCFLPLSLETGLPFHVNGHFALDSARRNLWRDDNGVGVRSDWNSSLMTALIAPAYVELLIQLKKRYFPGTDPTVSVLQNTPIHVVKDTLKKFLSFFPVNRLDIQPDWYCLVKAVYTCIYEDLKRLLPVMRAPNIDGSDLHSAVIITWVNMSTVNKGRPFFDNLLQDELQHLKNTEYNITTRKTVAENVYRLKHLLLEIGFNLVYNCDETANLYHCLVDADIPVTYVTPADVRSFLMTFSFPDSNCHIGKLPCRLQQTNLKLFHSLKLLVDYCFKDAEENEIQIEGLPLLITLDNVLQIFDSKRPKFLTTYHELIPSRKDLFMNTLYLRYNNILFSSEVAKAFDIRSFAELLSSVLPREYKTRNCMKWKENFASESWLKNAWHFIGESINIKEEQEDTQAKFDDVVETLKDWTLLPGVRFTVSANQLVVPECDVLLPLSIMHIAVFPNAQSDKVFHALMKTGCIQLALNKICSKDSALVPLLSACTANIDNPSSILKAIQYMVQTSTFRTEKLAESDFEALLMYFNCNLCHLTSQDDIKILKSLPCYKSISGRYISISKYGTCYVLTKSIPSVEVDRWTQSTSSAFLEEKIHLKDLYTVLGCVSVDDLEVYLKHLLPKIESLSYDAKLDHLIYLKNRLTGIEETSEIKEQLFEKLESILIIHDASNRLKPAKYFYDRTVKVFEVMLHEKFFIPQDFFKKLEQLTKPKNQAAFLPSWVTFLRHIGLKFIISQQQLLQFAKEISMRANTESWSKETLQNTVDVLLHHIFQERTDLLSGNFLKELSLIPFLCPERAPAEFVRFHPQYQEVNGTLPLIRFNGAQVNPKFKQTDVLQLLWTSCPILPEKATPLSIKEQEGSSLGAQEQLEQVLTMLNVNLDPPLDKVINNCRNICNITTLDDDMVKTRAKVLRSIYEFLSTEKREFRFQLRGVSFIMVEEGWKLLRPEEVVINLEYESDFKPYLYKLPLELGTFHQLFKHLGTEDVISTKQYVEVLSRIFKSSEGKQLDPNEMRTVKRVVSGLFKSLQNDAVKVRSDLENMRDFALYLPSQDGRLVKSSILVFDDAPHYKSRIQGNIGVQMLVDLSQCYLGKDHGFHTKLIMLFPQKLRPRLLSSILEEQLDEESPKVCQFGALCSLQGRLQLLLSSEQFITGLIRIMKHENDNAFLANEEKAVRLCKALREGLKVSCFEKLQTTLRVKGFAPIPHSKSETFAFLKRYGNAVILLYIQHSDSKDINFLLALAMTLKSATDNLISDTSYLIAMLGCNDIYRIGEKLDSLGVKYDSSEPSKLELPTPGTPIPAEIHYTLLMDPMNVFYPGEYVGYLVDAEGGDIYGSYQPTYTYAIIVQEVEREDDESPSFLGKIYQIDIGYSEYKIVSSLDLYKFSRPEESSQSRDSAPSTPTSPTEFPAHGPRTIPPLFIGRESHKTPSSKHHSPKKIKSTSLPEILREVTSVIEQAWKLPESERKKIIRRLYLKWHPDKNAENLEVANEVFKHLQNEINRLEKQAFMDQNMDRASRRPFSSSASRFQSDKFSFQRFYTSWNQEATSHKCERQQYKEKGPSSTGPSHSQRFFVPPTFRSVGNPVEARRWLRQARANFSAARNDLHKNANEWVCFKCYLSTKLALIAADYAVKGKSDKDVKPAALAQKIEEYSQQLEGLTNDVQTLEAYGVDSLKTRYPDLLPFPQIPNDRFTSEVAMRVMECTACIIIKLENFIQQKL